The nucleotide sequence TGAGATTAAGAAGACTGAAGAAAAGGGGCCTGTCACCCCTCCACAGCTCACAGTGGTCACGCCGCCCCCTTCAAATCCCAAAAAGACGAGGACTCCACGAGAAGTATCACCCAAGAGTGCCAGCTTTCAGTCACCAGAAAATTCTCAGGATTCCTTTCGCAGTCCAGATTCATGGGCTTCACACTCTCTACCTTTGTCGCCACCCCTGTCCAGCCCAGGGTCCCCTCGAAGCTCTCTACCCTTCAGAACTAGCCTCCAAAACTCATGCCTTGATACCCCTACAACACCCGTTGTAGCACCTAGCAACAACCTTACCACAGCCGCCAAGGCATCACAGTCATGGAGTATCTCCACCTCCGAATCCGGAAGGACGGAGAACAGCGAGGAAGCCACTctatcctcctccatctctgAATTGGAATGTTCCCCAAAGTCCAAGGCCCCAGCGCCAAGACAACAGTCTATTCCTTCCATTATCCACTCGGTCCCAGAAGAAGCCATCGAAGACGAGCCAGAGTACGAGTCCTTCCCCACAGCGTTCACCACACCAACTCCTACCATTTCCAtctcgccatctccttcctcgacgacgatCACCACGCCCACCCAACAGCAACGCCGTCCGGGTATCCGCCGGGCTACTACTTCATCTTCGCTAGCCCCCGACCGTAGGGCGTtgtctcctctcccccctgcAGCGGACCTCTTCACCCCACGCAGCACACTCACATCTTCCCCACCTTCCAACCGCCAGATGCGCAGTCtgccgatgatggtggtgcaaAAAACGTGCGAGATTCTGAtgtcacctccctctcaccTTATCAGTCTGATGCTGAAGATTGCGGCGAGGATCTTGGCAGGGGagtggaaggggttgatatttgggtggggggagaagggggagaggttggaagTGGAGTGGGATTGGAGTGATGACGACATCAgtcctcagcagcagcagagaaaGAAGACGACGGGGACAAGGGCGAGAGGGTGGTCGACGCTTAAGgttaataatagtaatgGTAATAATGCGAATGAGAGGGTGGATGACtggtggttgaagaggaagaagagtaGGGATCGGATGGCGGGGACTTTCCcggagagtgatgatgatgaggaggagggggttgatccTCTCGAGGTTAAGAACAGGAAGGTGAAGGCGTTGagtggtggggaggatgaggatgcgATGAGCTCGGGGGTGGATTAGAGGCTTTACCCCCGGTTTGTTGTtggatcatcatcatctcctgAGCTGCCGTCGCctacgaggaggaagaggagggaggtttttgaggcgttgagggaggtgggggtttTACTTGGGACTGgggggggtgctggtgggggggtttctttttgatgggttggtttggaTTTGTATGattagtttttttttgggggggatggggattgggggggtAGGCAGAATCACAGGCTTCGTCAAGGTATTAAGGGAGTACGGATCATGAAATGATACCTGGACAATTGGGACAAGGGATATGATGGGGGTATGGATGGATTGGGTGGATTGAGGGTACCATACATGCTATGAAGTATAAGCCGGACAGGGAGAGTTTGTTTGGTAATTTTGTGTATGAGATAATCAGAGAATGGTAGGGGCGTTTGTTGGATAGGTGTGGTGCTTTTTGGGATTTGTATATGTATACGTAGAGTGAATATCCCTTGTTTTAAGTACGCTCctgggagatggatgggtggatTGGACGGGGTTTTCAGACACGGCGGGAGAGAGAGGCAGAGAATGCACCACAAGCATTTATTAACATCATGATTTATTTTAAACCCAAGGTTCTTTTCATTGAATTCTTGGTTAATCTCTTTGAGCGACGCTAAtactttcctcctcccatccccagcCTGTTTGCTAATGCGTGCGTGCTTGTGTACAAATATATAAAATTGTTacaacccccctttctccctTAGGTAGGTCGTTTGATGCGAAAGACGCACAATCTACTGAATCGTCATCTCGCCAAACTCCTTGTGCCCCGTCTCCTTCTGGTGCACACCCGCCTCCTTCATCCCCTTGCCGATCCACTGGCACACTTCGCACTTGATGACGAAATCGGTTGTGTCAGTGTAGTAATGCATCCTCTGGAGTTGCGCAGCGAGCTGCCTCGCCTTTGTGAGTACCTCCTCGTCTTGCGTGTCCCATTTTGTTACATCGCAGTCCACAGGGTAGGAGAGGTCAAGGGCAAAGGCGATGCGATCGTAGTGGATGCCGCTGTAGAGAATGATTATGCGGGTCTCTTTGCCTTCGCCAAAGCGGTCGACTCGGAGGGACTTGACATCGATGGAGGAAATCTCAATGTCGTAAATGtcggagaggatggagagctCGATGGCGCCACCCCAGGTGTCCTTTTCCATGAGGTGGGAGCAATACTTCTGTGGGGGCGAGCCCAGGATGGCAGCGGTGTATTTTTctgggtgggtgaggatgtACTCGGTGATTTGGGCGCGAAGGCGAGTGGATGGGTTGTCGATGGAAAGGGCGCCTCCTACTGCGGTGAACATGCAGCTGTTGTCGTCGGGCATTACTCTTAGGACTGTGGTGCGTTAGCAGAGTTgggaaggtggagggagaaagaggcGTACCTATGTAACCGCCTCGGGAGGCCCACTCGAGGGATGTCTCATCGGGTTCTATCCCTTTAGGGACAAACGCTGGCTTGGTTGGCTTCGCTGGCTTGGCTGGCtctggagctggagcaggTGTGGTATCGATGGGTGCGACGACGATTGTCTCCCCACGGAGCTTCAGGTCTTTTATACTTGAGTTTTGTGAAGAGAGACTAATGTCCAGGTTCTTGAGTGGGTAGCCGTATTTCAGGCTGAACCTCTCAAGCTCGGTCTTTGATTTGATGAGCGCCACAAGGTCGGAGAGGGTCGACTCGTCCTCAACCTGGATTCGAGATTGCCCATTAGGGGCTCGGAGGGCGATTTGAATCATCATCTTGTGAGAATGTGGTACAGGTTGAGGCTGAGGAAGGTATGAGTTGCCAGCTcttgaagaggttgttgctTGAGAAGGTTGAGAACGGAAATTACGCCAGACAAGTCAAATATATATCCCGACACCATGAGAGTAAGAGCCCCACAGTATCTGATTTGAAGTTATTGCCCCAAAGAAAGAAGTGAGTTGTGAGGCTCGTATCGCAGATCGTCTGAACCTTTGCGAGATGAAGAGATGACCTGGGGGAACATGTTAGTCTAGGTTCTTATCTGCGTTCTTTGAAGAGATGACACGATATTAGACGAGGGGAGTGACGCACCTGTCAAGCAAGCCAGGAGCAAATCAGGAGCAATGAGTCTTGTGCCGTCGATTTTTTTTGACTTGGTAAACAAAAGCTTGCTATGAGTCTGGTACCAAAGGAAACTGCCCGATTCGGAGCTCTCGTCTGGTTGGGCGTGTGAGCCGACGTCACAGCGGCAGTTGTTATCGATGCggatgggaggtgggtgttAGCGATCGACTTGGGATGTCTTGTGAGCACTGTCTCAGAGCAAGAGATATGAGTGATAAAAAAATGCTTCAAGAGCGAGTAAAGCCGCTGCGACTAGTAAAGACCGAAAGACAAACTTTTAACAACAGCGCCTGTTGGAGTCTCTCGTGATCCAACGCTACAACCTTGTGGATGGGCTTCCCAATGTCGTAAGCTACCAGCTGCCTCGGGCGTCACACGGGCCAGGGGCACCTTGGTGGGCAATATGCTTATATCCGATATGGGGAGAGTAGGGGTTCGTGCGCCAACCAAGAACAACGCGCTAGCTGCAAGGCCGGCCACAGCGACATCTCTGGGCAGGTGTCTCTCAGCTGTGGAGAAAGTCGCGACGGGACTTGACTCGGTTCAACACTGGCACACAGGCACATCTGGGCACAGAGCTCCCTCTCACTGGTCACTGGTCACTGGCACGGTCATTGGCACTTGTGGCTCCAGCCGGTTGAGGTACCCCCATCGAAACAGTGTCTTGGAAACCCTGCTCCTCCAAGTTCGTGTACCGGAGTACGATGCCCACTTTGCGCGAACGTCCCAGCAGAGGCGAGATCTCGCCCGCCAAGAAGAGCTCCGGAAACAGCTCCCAATTCTCACCCAGCACAAGCAAATCCGCCAGATCCTCCCTCCGAGAGAGTGTTCCTAGGGACGCCATCGAAGTCCGAGAAACGATAGAAGCCAAGGGCGACCAGGAAGAAGACGTCGACATGGCCGACGCCGACGCGCCGACGCGCCCAAGCATCAAGGGAGGCCCCGATGCCGACACCGAAATGGTTGATGCCGGAGCTGCCAGCATTGACGCGAAACCAGATGTCGATGCAGATGGCGACGTAGATGCTGATGGGGAGCCTGATGCCGACGGCGAGCCAGACGAACAGGCGCAAGAAGACCAGGAAGAATCAGACGAAGAGAAGGATATGCTCCAGCTCATCAGAGAAACATCCGAATACTTGTGTGGTTACACAATCAAGGTTGATGGAGAGTAAGTCTTATATCACTTGTCATGCGATGCGCCGCGATGCTGATTGGATCGCAACCAAAAAACAGAGACCACGAGATTGCCTCGGGGTTTCAGCGCCTCGTCAACAAGCGCAGCCTCCCAGACTATTTTGAAGTCATCAAAGAGCCAATGGCTTTTAGTACCATAAGAGTGAGTTGCCGTGGCTTACCCTGCTCCATCCTCCCAACGAGAAAAACGAGGGGCGGTTTGCTGACCTAACCGCATGGCTGCAGGGCAAGCTTAACAAAAGAACCTATACCTCGTTCAAAGAGTTCGTGCATGACGTGACGCGCATATGCCACAATGCGCAGGTGTACAACAGGCCCTCTGCTCCCATCTTTTCCGATGCTGGCCGTCTGCTGGAAGTGTTCAAGGAAAGGCTTGCAGAGCTGGTCAAGGACGGGGATATTACTGCAGAGGAAGCTGTGCTGCCGGACCTTGGACCACTGCCAGAGTTTGAAgattcccctccccctgaagatgacgaagaggaagagcaagatgatgaggaagaggaagaagatgaggaagaagaggatgacgattCGGACGACGAAGGCAGGCGGCGTCGCTCAAGAAGAGGTGGGCGTCGGGCGAGGAGAGGCGCAGACAACGACGATGATCCTCACAAAAAGCGTGGCAGACCGCCCAAGGTCTTGACACCTCTGGAGGCGCGAACCCAGTCGCTTCTGAAGGGACTGCGGAGGTTCAAGAGCGACGATGGCCAGCTGCGAATTTTGTCGTTCGAGAGGCTTCCTGACAAGGCTGACATGCCCGACTATTTTGCCTCGATTCGAAACCCCATTGCGctcgacaccatcaagaagaagcacaaGCGCAAAAAGTACACCACCATCGACCAGGTCCTGCAGGATCTAGAGTTGATGTTTGGCAACGCTATGCAGTTCAACGAGGAGGGGAGCCAGGTTCATGAAGACGCTACCGAGTTGTTGAAGCAGGCGCGTCTTCTTactgaagaggagaaggccaagccTGACGATGAGTTTcgtgatgaggatggaaaGCTACCACTATCACATATCGAGCACAAAGGAGAGGTCTGGAGAGTTGGTAAGTTGCCCCCCTTGCCACCGCTGGGTGAAGGAAGACGCATAGATGCATACTGACTCCAATTCGGTTGAAGGCGACTGGGTCCATATTCGTAATGCGAATGACTTGCAAAAACCAATCGTTGCCCAGCTCTACCGGCTCTGGTCTGACGCTTCTGGTCAAAAATGGGTGAATGCGTGCTGGTACTACCGACCGGAGCAGACAGTTCATCGCTTTGACAAGCATTTTTATGAGAACGAGGTAGTCAAGACGGGGCAGTACCGTGACCACCCCATTGAAGATGTCGAGGATCGCTGCTTCGTCATGTTCATCACGCGGTACCCCAGAGGTCGGCCGCGTGGGCTGCCTCGGGACAAGGCTGTGTATCTGTGTGAGGCGCGCTACAACGAGGAAAAGTTCAAGTTTAACAAGATCAAGACTTGGACCAGCTGTCTGCCAGACGAGGTGCGCGATCGGGACTATGAAATGGACCTGTTTGAGCAGCCACGGGTGCTGAGAAAGGTTCCCAGTCCCATCAAGCACCTCTTGCAAGCTGATGCTAAAGAGACCGACGACCTTCCCAAGCCCACCTGGAGGAGCATGAACGCGCCTCCCCTAATTGGAGCCGTCCACCGCCGGCCGCGCGAGCCAAATGTAAGTCTGGCTCCCTGTTTCTTTCCTTCCCTGCGTGTTTGTCAGGCAAGTGTCTGTTCGCTGCAGCCGGCTTTTACGGTTTGCTGAATTTTTCAACCCCACACTCTTCTCTTACCTCAGGTCGCTCTGAACAACTTGCCTCCCTTCCTTCATTTTGCCCTTTGTTGCCTAAGGCACAGcaagcacacacacaccacatcAGGCGCCTATCTCATCTCGTCTTCTCATAACCTCATCCACTCTTCCCTTCATTACCTACTCCATCCTGCCAcagccacaaccacaaccacaaccacaatcaCAACCACGACCAACCCGCTTGTTCCTGTCCGACCATAAGCTGACATTTAGCCCAAAGGAGTCGCCTCCCCCCGCTCCGAATCCCTTGCTGCACACAGCGGTCGCACCTGTGCCGCTGGCCATCGGACCTCCTCGTGTTGCCATGAAGGTCGAACATGGTGTCGCGGGAGCACCGCCCTATCAGCACCATGCTGCCGTCGCGCCTGCGCCCATCCACACGCCGGCTTCTCACTATCGCATGCAGCACTTTGTGCCACAACAGCCACCGCCCTCGGTCCCCAGTCCTCACCCGGCACcactccatctccaaccccagccccagcAGCCGATGCCAATGCACGTGCCGCCCCATCCTGGTATGGGACAGCAAATGCAGCCAAGCCCACACTACCCACCCCATGGGTACCCACAACAGTACGGCCCGCAGCAGTCACCGGCTCCGCCGCCGCAACCACTTCACTATCAGCAacaccctccaccacccattGCGCCCGCTTTCgagcaacatcaacatcacccccagcaccaccgccaagtTCATCCCGCGCCCCCCGTCATGACACCCTCTCGCCCACCCATGGCTCCCGCCCCCAGCATCGCACCTCTCGCGCACCCCAACGGCCCACCAGCCAATGTGTACAATCCGCCTAGGGCTCCAGAGGCGTATACTCTCGCTGAGCACGCCGACGCGGCCATCCCCAAGGAAGTCCGTGAGCAGTTTCAACGCGACGAGAATGGTCGTGTCTTCTTTTTCACGGCCCCTCCGCTCAAGCGCGCCAACAATGGCGTCTCACAAGAATATGCCCACCTGGGTCATAGCGTGGAGCACCTGGCCAACATCAAACAGATCCGCGCAGAGCGCGCGCGTAAACGCAAGGAGAGGGACGAGGCTCTTGCCCGTGAGCAAGAGGCCAACAAGAAGCGATCACCAAGCGAAGAGGCGTCCGCGCAGAAATCGAatgagcaggagcagcaagCCCGAGCACAACTGATGGAGAAGGTCATTCTTGATTGGTGTGCGGAGCTCAACAGGGGCACCGAAGCTCTCGAAATGGATCTTGGTGAAGGGTGGAAGGAGATGATGCAGCAGAGCCGGGAGGAGAACAAGGGCTTGACGGAAGAAGAGATCAAACAAAAGAATCTGCGGTGGTTTTACGAGGACCTCGAGAAGACAGGCAGGATCACGTCAGAGAAGCgaaaggagatggagaaaaTGTTTCTGAACAAGAAGCATTTGGAGGCTTGATTGGCTGGTTTTTATTTCATTGTCTGGGTACTTGTGAGCTTTGGAGTTGGTGTTGGAAGGGGAATTTGATACTGGCAGGCAAGGCAGGGCGGGAAGAAAAAGCGAGAATAGGAATACCCGTTGCGCGGATTCCGGATATCAATGCGTAGCGTATACTGAGGGACTACTACTAAATGGGTTATTGTTTGGTTTTGTATGATGTACTGAAGGACTAGAAATGCAGGATCTTGATCAATTGCGGTGGTGAGAAACAGCGGGCGGTGAAGCAGTGCGTGACACGTTGGCATGTTCAGAGCTTGTGGTTGGTTATCGAGGGCGCCTTGGCTGACTGCGCGTCCGCCGAGAGGATCTACAAGATGAGATGGGGCTCTCCAACATCTCTAGAACACAGATCTCCCTGATCTTCTAGATAATTGCGGGAACTGTCTGCACAGCCTGCTGGAGATAAGATGCGTAAGCTTCTCTCTCTGAGCCTCGTCTGAAGTGAGGGCGCTGAGACATGGTATGTAATGATGACGTTTGGAGAGGGGTCCGCTGCTAATCACTCTGGTGATGAGAAGATAACAATCCGACAATGCTGGAAGTATAGATATAAATTATTGTTCTTTCTATGTTCGAGTTATGCGGCCTTGGATTATCTTCTCAAGTTCAACCTATCATTGTAACAAGTTAAGAATTTCCCTCTACAGTATCGCATGAAGCGTAATCCACCCAGcaccacaaccatcaccaacagctCGGAGACGAACACAAGCACGACGAACATGCAGCCAGAGTTTGTACGGCAGAGACAAGACAGCggcaacggcagcagcagatttTCGGGGCTGTTTGGCAGGGGTAATAACAATAATAATATGGGAGGTGGGAACGGGAATGAGTACGAGCGGCCGCAGACTCGGGCAGGGTCGGTTATTACGGATGTGAgcgtgggtggtgatgattcTTCATCGAGGAGGTCATCTGCTACGTCTGAGAGCTCGGAGGTGTTTGTTTCGCGACAGGTGGAAAGACAGGCTCGGccgttggaggggaggaaggaggataaGAGGGTGGGAagttggaaggggggggagggggcgttCATCGGGGGTGCGTTGGAGATTGCGTT is from Podospora pseudopauciseta strain CBS 411.78 chromosome 5 map unlocalized CBS411.78m_5.2, whole genome shotgun sequence and encodes:
- a CDS encoding uncharacterized protein (COG:S; EggNog:ENOG503P12V); this encodes MDSSRTRGVSFTAPRRVFTAPVHQPAVAPPRPSSSSSASQPTGGLVDTLYDHSNVKIVSFSAGSQFLAIGSKGTGPDIEPGSLSWSSQLERTIAVGPFRIYRAPGSVAFLSCGSALQPILKKSQVWCVDEESSKFVLQIRRPQYWRIEVPVKDPEDQRRAEVLREVFDQILQFEKTPCPFARSFTVDLPESAPVKLKPWTPARRSSACLPVRPSTPVEIAHIHRGPPRGSICLGDLSLSEQGKYLDSTLEENPREHKAKSQAHEGSPVGEASGNALRPSPLEIKKTEEKGPVTPPQLTVVTPPPSNPKKTRTPREVSPKSASFQSPENSQDSFRSPDSWASHSLPLSPPLSSPGSPRSSLPFRTSLQNSCLDTPTTPVVAPSNNLTTAAKASQSWSISTSESGRTENSEEATLSSSISELECSPKSKAPAPRQQSIPSIIHSVPEEAIEDEPEYESFPTAFTTPTPTISISPSPSSTTITTPTQQQRRPGIRRATTSSSLAPDRRALSPLPPAADLFTPRSTLTSSPPSNRQMRSLPMMVVQKTCEILMSPPSHLISLMLKIAARILAGEWKGLIFGWGEKGERLEVEWDWSDDDISPQQQQRKKTTGTRARGWSTLKVNNSNGNNANERVDDWWLKRKKSRDRMAGTFPESDDDEEEGVDPLEVKNRKVKALSGGEDEDAMSSGVD
- the OTU1 gene encoding ubiquitin-specific protease otu1 (BUSCO:EOG09263S1E; EggNog:ENOG503NWMT; MEROPS:MER0116559; COG:O; COG:T) — protein: MMIQIALRAPNGQSRIQVEDESTLSDLVALIKSKTELERFSLKYGYPLKNLDISLSSQNSSIKDLKLRGETIVVAPIDTTPAPAPEPAKPAKPTKPAFVPKGIEPDETSLEWASRGGYIVLRVMPDDNSCMFTAVGGALSIDNPSTRLRAQITEYILTHPEKYTAAILGSPPQKYCSHLMEKDTWGGAIELSILSDIYDIEISSIDVKSLRVDRFGEGKETRIIILYSGIHYDRIAFALDLSYPVDCDVTKWDTQDEEVLTKARQLAAQLQRMHYYTDTTDFVIKCEVCQWIGKGMKEAGVHQKETGHKEFGEMTIQ
- a CDS encoding uncharacterized protein (EggNog:ENOG503NU3D; COG:B; COG:K), which encodes MPTLRERPSRGEISPAKKSSGNSSQFSPSTSKSARSSLRESVPRDAIEVRETIEAKGDQEEDVDMADADAPTRPSIKGGPDADTEMVDAGAASIDAKPDVDADGDVDADGEPDADGEPDEQAQEDQEESDEEKDMLQLIRETSEYLCGYTIKVDGEDHEIASGFQRLVNKRSLPDYFEVIKEPMAFSTIRGKLNKRTYTSFKEFVHDVTRICHNAQVYNRPSAPIFSDAGRLLEVFKERLAELVKDGDITAEEAVLPDLGPLPEFEDSPPPEDDEEEEQDDEEEEEDEEEEDDDSDDEGRRRRSRRGGRRARRGADNDDDPHKKRGRPPKVLTPLEARTQSLLKGLRRFKSDDGQLRILSFERLPDKADMPDYFASIRNPIALDTIKKKHKRKKYTTIDQVLQDLELMFGNAMQFNEEGSQVHEDATELLKQARLLTEEEKAKPDDEFRDEDGKLPLSHIEHKGEVWRVGDWVHIRNANDLQKPIVAQLYRLWSDASGQKWVNACWYYRPEQTVHRFDKHFYENEVVKTGQYRDHPIEDVEDRCFVMFITRYPRGRPRGLPRDKAVYLCEARYNEEKFKFNKIKTWTSCLPDEVRDRDYEMDLFEQPRVLRKVPSPIKHLLQADAKETDDLPKPTWRSMNAPPLIGAVHRRPREPNESPPPAPNPLLHTAVAPVPLAIGPPRVAMKVEHGVAGAPPYQHHAAVAPAPIHTPASHYRMQHFVPQQPPPSVPSPHPAPLHLQPQPQQPMPMHVPPHPGMGQQMQPSPHYPPHGYPQQYGPQQSPAPPPQPLHYQQHPPPPIAPAFEQHQHHPQHHRQVHPAPPVMTPSRPPMAPAPSIAPLAHPNGPPANVYNPPRAPEAYTLAEHADAAIPKEVREQFQRDENGRVFFFTAPPLKRANNGVSQEYAHLGHSVEHLANIKQIRAERARKRKERDEALAREQEANKKRSPSEEASAQKSNEQEQQARAQLMEKVILDWCAELNRGTEALEMDLGEGWKEMMQQSREENKGLTEEEIKQKNLRWFYEDLEKTGRITSEKRKEMEKMFLNKKHLEA